From one Bacteroides fragilis NCTC 9343 genomic stretch:
- a CDS encoding metallophosphoesterase family protein → MKRIYLLLAILLGSLQLANAQQQTLQFNKDGKFKIVQFTDVHYIYNDPRSDVSIERINQVLDMEKPDLVLFTGDVIYGKPAEEGMRTVLNLVSKRKIPFAVTFGNHDNEQGLSREELLKIIQSVPFNLTQTTPGISGVTNFILPVKASDGKRNATVLYCIDSHSYSQIKGVNGYDYIKFDQIQWYRENSKKFTEENNGVPVSSYAFFHIALPEYNQAASSESAILYGIRKEKACAPQLNSGLFAAMKEMGDVRGVFVGHDHDDDYAVSWKGILLAYGRYTGGNTVYNHLTNGARVIELDENANSFHTWIRLKEGVVQQVTYPADFIKE, encoded by the coding sequence ATGAAACGAATTTATTTATTGTTGGCTATCCTGTTGGGAAGCCTTCAGCTGGCAAATGCACAGCAACAGACTCTTCAGTTTAACAAAGACGGTAAGTTTAAGATTGTCCAGTTTACCGATGTTCATTATATCTATAATGATCCTCGTTCGGATGTATCGATCGAACGTATCAATCAGGTATTGGATATGGAAAAGCCCGACCTTGTTCTTTTTACGGGAGATGTGATTTATGGTAAACCGGCGGAAGAAGGAATGCGTACAGTGCTGAATCTGGTATCTAAAAGAAAAATCCCTTTTGCGGTGACTTTCGGTAACCATGATAACGAACAGGGACTGAGCCGTGAAGAATTGTTGAAGATCATCCAATCTGTTCCTTTTAACCTGACACAGACTACTCCGGGTATTTCGGGAGTGACAAATTTTATCTTACCGGTGAAGGCTTCCGACGGCAAGCGCAATGCAACGGTTCTTTATTGTATCGACTCTCATTCTTATTCACAGATCAAGGGAGTGAATGGATACGATTACATCAAATTTGACCAAATACAGTGGTATCGTGAGAACAGTAAGAAGTTTACTGAAGAAAATAATGGCGTTCCGGTTTCGTCGTATGCGTTTTTTCATATAGCTTTGCCGGAGTATAATCAGGCTGCCTCTTCCGAGAGTGCAATACTTTATGGCATTCGTAAAGAAAAAGCATGCGCTCCCCAGTTAAATTCGGGCTTGTTTGCCGCCATGAAAGAGATGGGAGATGTGAGAGGTGTATTTGTGGGACACGACCACGATGATGATTATGCCGTGTCATGGAAGGGAATCTTGCTGGCATACGGACGCTATACGGGTGGCAACACAGTATATAATCACCTTACAAATGGTGCGAGAGTGATTGAGTTGGATGAAAATGCAAATAGTTTCCATACGTGGATACGCCTGAAGGAAGGGGTCGTACAACAGGTAACCTATCCTGCCGATTTCATTAAAGAATAG
- a CDS encoding CepA family extended-spectrum class A beta-lactamase, whose product MQKRLIHLSIIFFLLCPALVVAQNSPLETQLKKAIEGKKAEIGIAVIIDGQDTITVNNDIHYPMMSVFKFHQALALADYMHHQKQPLKTRLLIKKSDLKPDTYSPLRETYPQGGIEMSIADLLKYTLQQSDNNACDILFNYQGGPDAVNKYLHSLGIRECAVIHTENDMHENLEFCYQNWTTPLAAAKLLEIFRNENLFDKEYKNFIYQTMVECQTGQDRLIAPLLDKKVTMGHKTGTGDRNAKGQQIGCNDIGFILLPDGHVYSIAVFVKDSEADNRENSEIIAEISRIVYEYVTQQID is encoded by the coding sequence ATGCAAAAAAGACTTATACATTTATCCATTATCTTCTTTCTGCTATGTCCTGCCCTGGTAGTTGCGCAGAACAGTCCTCTTGAAACTCAACTCAAGAAAGCCATAGAAGGGAAAAAAGCCGAAATAGGAATTGCAGTCATTATCGACGGGCAAGATACGATAACAGTCAATAATGATATTCATTATCCCATGATGAGTGTTTTCAAATTTCATCAGGCATTGGCATTGGCCGATTACATGCATCATCAAAAGCAACCTTTGAAAACCCGGTTATTGATTAAAAAGTCGGATTTAAAGCCGGACACCTATAGTCCGCTTCGAGAAACATACCCACAGGGAGGAATCGAAATGAGCATTGCCGATCTACTGAAATATACGCTTCAGCAAAGTGACAATAATGCCTGCGATATTCTTTTTAATTATCAAGGTGGTCCGGATGCCGTGAATAAGTATCTTCATTCATTGGGAATTCGTGAATGTGCTGTCATCCATACAGAAAACGATATGCATGAGAATCTGGAGTTCTGTTACCAAAACTGGACTACTCCATTAGCAGCCGCCAAATTACTGGAAATATTTCGCAATGAAAACCTTTTTGACAAAGAATACAAGAATTTCATTTATCAAACAATGGTGGAATGTCAGACAGGACAAGACCGCCTGATTGCTCCACTGCTCGATAAAAAAGTAACAATGGGGCATAAAACCGGAACAGGCGACCGTAATGCGAAAGGACAACAGATCGGTTGCAATGACATCGGGTTTATTCTTCTTCCCGACGGACATGTCTATAGTATAGCCGTCTTCGTGAAAGATTCCGAAGCAGATAACAGAGAAAACAGTGAGATTATCGCAGAAATTTCGCGCATCGTTTACGAATACGTAACGCAACAGATAGATTAA
- a CDS encoding SusC/RagA family TonB-linked outer membrane protein has protein sequence MKKNLLLLSYAIKQREIIQILRIMKCTVLLLFLLILQAHASVSSQNARVNMSRNQLPLKEFMAEIEKQTDYLFIYSDAEINASRQVTVKKGTHRVADLLREVLSKNNISYNFADNYISLHVRKEADAQSLAVSPQQKKNTVLVSGTIVDTAGDPIIGANIKLKGAQGTGTITDVEGNFKLEVPTNGVLIVSFIGYQQQEVAVNGKTMLKIKMAEDAEMIDEVVVTALGIKREEKALGYAVQKVGGSKLSTVKPVNIATSLTGKVAGLNVTNSTEFNTAPTLKLRGETPLLVVDGVPYSNISLNDIAADDIESVDVLKGATASALYGARGGSGAIMVTTKKGSQEGLNISVNSSTMFNAGYLVLPEVQHGYSTGQGGKYTAADFVWGDKLDIGRTAVQYDPYTYEWKEMPLVSKGKDNFKNFLETGFITNNNISISQTGKYGSFRSSLSHVYNKGQYPNQRLNKITYSVGGDMKFGKLSFEGGAIYNKRFYPNGEGAGYGGGGYIYNLLVWTGTDYDVRDYKNYWRKKDEEQNWMNDVWYDNPYYLAHEMTSSNDYDKVNTYLSGKYDIMPWLNFSMRAGADAYASRTEKKNAMSARGGWDKNGYFYTSKSTGFSFNGDALLSANHSFGDFAIDGFVGGTIYYYYDDAISSNTRNGLSIPGYYSLKASVDPIASSSSYKQKQVNSIYGKFSASWKSTVFVDVTARNDWSSTLPSETRSYFYPAVSGSIIMSQLLKMPEWLNFWKLRGAWTVTKSDLGIYDTNQAYSVSTNVWDGMNTAVYPEMIRSTTLEPTAARSYEIGTAFNVWDNRLRFDISYYNKLKYNLTREATISGSSGFTKTLVNYDEEQVRRGVEVSLTASLIQTKDWNWEVNANWARDRYFYAKVDPVYSTQKPWVAAGKRWDWYGIYDWERDPQGNIIHENGYPVQSKYQSVMGNEYPDWIWGLSTTLRYKDWTLGISLDGRVGGMAYSRTEQTMWNTGVHPDSDNKWRYDEVVNGKKNYVGQGVKVVSGKVEYDTTGKIVSDTRVFAPNDTQVSYESYIKNYNPWSGGKVYQNVHDCTFLKLRELSLLYTMPKSVCEKIHMKGVTLGLIGQNLLIWMKEFKYADPDVDSDDLNSPSMRYVGFNVKFDL, from the coding sequence ATGAAAAAAAACTTATTGCTGTTATCTTATGCAATTAAACAACGTGAAATTATTCAAATCTTGCGAATTATGAAATGCACAGTCTTGCTGTTATTTTTGCTTATTCTTCAGGCACATGCCAGCGTAAGCTCACAAAATGCAAGGGTAAACATGTCTCGAAATCAACTTCCGTTAAAGGAGTTTATGGCGGAGATTGAAAAACAAACCGATTATCTGTTTATCTATAGTGATGCAGAAATCAATGCTTCTCGCCAGGTAACTGTAAAGAAGGGAACACATAGAGTGGCCGATTTACTAAGAGAGGTACTCTCTAAAAATAATATTTCTTATAATTTTGCAGATAATTATATTTCTCTTCATGTACGCAAAGAGGCTGACGCACAGTCTTTGGCGGTATCTCCCCAACAAAAAAAGAATACGGTTTTGGTTTCGGGAACTATCGTAGATACCGCAGGCGATCCTATAATCGGTGCTAACATCAAATTGAAAGGTGCTCAGGGAACCGGAACGATTACGGATGTGGAAGGTAACTTTAAATTGGAAGTGCCTACCAATGGTGTACTGATCGTCTCTTTTATCGGATATCAGCAGCAGGAAGTGGCGGTGAACGGAAAAACCATGTTGAAAATTAAGATGGCGGAAGATGCTGAAATGATAGACGAAGTGGTTGTAACTGCTTTGGGTATCAAGCGGGAAGAAAAGGCATTGGGATATGCCGTTCAGAAAGTGGGCGGAAGTAAGCTGTCTACTGTGAAGCCCGTTAATATTGCTACTTCACTGACTGGTAAAGTTGCCGGTTTGAATGTAACCAACAGTACGGAGTTCAATACAGCCCCAACTCTCAAATTGCGTGGTGAAACTCCATTGCTGGTAGTAGATGGTGTGCCATATAGCAATATCTCTCTGAATGATATTGCAGCAGACGATATCGAATCTGTTGACGTGTTGAAGGGGGCTACCGCATCGGCCCTGTATGGTGCCCGCGGAGGTTCGGGAGCTATTATGGTGACTACGAAGAAAGGTAGTCAGGAGGGACTTAATATTTCGGTAAACAGCAGTACGATGTTCAATGCCGGTTATCTGGTATTGCCGGAAGTACAACATGGATACAGTACCGGTCAGGGAGGTAAATATACCGCTGCCGACTTCGTTTGGGGTGATAAACTGGACATCGGCCGTACAGCTGTACAGTATGATCCGTATACTTATGAATGGAAAGAGATGCCATTGGTATCGAAAGGTAAAGACAACTTTAAGAATTTCCTGGAGACAGGTTTCATTACCAATAATAACATCAGCATCAGCCAGACCGGTAAATATGGAAGCTTCCGTTCTTCTCTGTCGCATGTTTATAATAAAGGACAGTATCCCAATCAGAGATTGAATAAGATTACTTACTCGGTAGGTGGGGATATGAAGTTCGGCAAACTGAGTTTTGAAGGTGGTGCCATTTATAACAAGCGTTTCTATCCGAATGGAGAAGGAGCCGGCTATGGTGGTGGTGGATACATCTACAACCTGTTGGTATGGACGGGTACCGATTATGATGTACGCGACTATAAAAACTATTGGAGAAAGAAAGACGAAGAGCAGAACTGGATGAACGATGTGTGGTATGATAATCCTTATTATCTGGCTCATGAAATGACTTCATCCAATGACTACGATAAAGTAAACACTTACTTGTCCGGTAAATATGACATCATGCCTTGGTTGAACTTTTCGATGAGAGCCGGTGCCGATGCTTATGCCAGCCGTACGGAAAAGAAAAACGCAATGAGCGCCCGCGGCGGATGGGACAAGAACGGATACTTCTATACATCCAAATCCACCGGATTCAGTTTCAATGGTGACGCTTTGCTGTCTGCCAATCACAGCTTCGGTGATTTTGCTATCGACGGTTTTGTCGGAGGTACGATCTACTATTATTATGATGACGCTATTTCATCGAATACCCGTAACGGATTGAGTATTCCGGGATATTATTCATTGAAAGCATCGGTTGACCCAATTGCCTCTTCAAGTTCATACAAGCAGAAACAGGTAAACTCTATTTATGGAAAATTCTCAGCTTCATGGAAGAGCACTGTGTTTGTGGATGTAACGGCACGTAATGACTGGTCGTCTACTTTGCCTTCGGAGACTCGTTCTTACTTTTATCCGGCTGTATCGGGAAGTATCATTATGTCGCAGTTACTAAAGATGCCCGAATGGCTGAACTTCTGGAAACTCAGGGGTGCCTGGACAGTAACGAAGAGCGACTTGGGTATTTATGATACGAACCAGGCTTACAGTGTAAGCACGAATGTGTGGGATGGAATGAATACAGCCGTGTACCCGGAAATGATCCGCAGTACAACGCTTGAACCGACCGCTGCACGTTCTTATGAAATCGGTACTGCCTTCAATGTATGGGACAACCGTTTGCGTTTTGATATCTCTTACTACAATAAACTGAAATACAATCTGACACGTGAAGCCACTATCAGCGGTTCGTCCGGTTTTACTAAAACATTGGTGAACTATGATGAAGAGCAGGTTCGTAGAGGAGTGGAGGTTTCTTTGACTGCTTCTCTGATTCAGACGAAAGACTGGAATTGGGAAGTGAATGCCAACTGGGCCCGTGACCGCTATTTCTATGCGAAAGTCGATCCTGTATATTCTACACAGAAACCTTGGGTAGCTGCCGGCAAGCGTTGGGACTGGTATGGTATCTACGATTGGGAACGTGACCCCCAGGGAAACATTATCCATGAAAACGGATATCCGGTACAAAGTAAATATCAGTCAGTGATGGGTAATGAGTATCCGGACTGGATCTGGGGACTCAGTACTACCTTGCGTTATAAAGACTGGACATTGGGAATTTCGTTGGACGGACGTGTAGGCGGTATGGCTTACTCTCGTACGGAACAGACTATGTGGAATACCGGTGTACACCCCGATAGTGATAACAAATGGCGTTATGACGAAGTAGTGAACGGTAAAAAGAATTATGTAGGCCAGGGTGTGAAAGTAGTATCGGGTAAAGTTGAATACGACACAACCGGAAAGATTGTGAGCGATACACGTGTGTTTGCACCGAATGACACTCAGGTATCCTATGAAAGTTATATCAAGAATTACAATCCATGGTCAGGTGGTAAGGTTTACCAGAACGTGCATGACTGTACATTCCTGAAATTGCGTGAACTTTCATTGTTGTACACAATGCCTAAGTCAGTTTGTGAAAAGATTCACATGAAAGGCGTTACACTCGGTTTGATCGGACAGAACTTATTGATTTGGATGAAAGAGTTTAAGTATGCTGACCCGGATGTGGATTCGGATGACCTGAATTCACCTTCTATGAGATATGTCGGATTTAATGTTAAGTTTGATTTGTAA
- a CDS encoding SusD/RagB family nutrient-binding outer membrane lipoprotein, with amino-acid sequence MKLINKTLLLLTASATILASCNKFDDLNTNPDAATKVTAPMLATKLILNITQQGSAKNFVYHSMLSKQIAWSENASDEQYNLFGRTDFDGYTILTNCQKMVDAANEGDKDSYAALAKFMKAYKLFYKSLEVGDIPYSDALKGEEGVQKPKYDTQKEVMRQVLEDLEEAYTLFSSGSDFDGDPIFGGDTENWKKTVVAFELKVLTHLCKKDTDADLKVKERFARLVSSGSLMTSNADNFQLVYSNKAGQLYPFYYTQNKHSDYLMMSSVIIDNLKKFNDYRMFYYASPAKAQTDKGIKDSEWDAYLSIDPSDSYSNISVLYGKGEFCLANLRYTRVPEGEPLMRLSYAEQNFILAEGAVRGWISEDASTYYKKGIEASMNFIADNTPDKEEYTHGRTITQEYIQEYLAQPVIQLSGDKEKDLEMILLQRYLASFLQHPYDAYYDYRRTGYPVLPINPSTNLNTEKNKIPTRWMYPEAEFSYNPDNANEAVQRQYNGSDDVNKLMWILQ; translated from the coding sequence ATGAAACTAATAAATAAAACGTTGCTTTTACTTACAGCAAGTGCTACGATTCTGGCATCTTGTAACAAGTTTGATGATTTGAATACGAACCCCGATGCTGCAACCAAGGTGACAGCACCTATGTTGGCTACAAAACTTATCCTGAATATTACACAACAGGGCTCTGCTAAGAACTTTGTGTACCACAGCATGCTGAGCAAACAGATTGCATGGTCGGAGAATGCTTCGGATGAACAATACAATTTGTTTGGCAGGACAGATTTTGACGGCTATACCATTCTTACAAACTGTCAGAAGATGGTCGATGCAGCCAATGAGGGAGATAAAGATTCGTATGCAGCTCTGGCTAAGTTTATGAAAGCCTATAAACTGTTCTATAAATCGCTGGAAGTGGGTGATATTCCTTACAGTGATGCATTGAAAGGTGAAGAGGGCGTTCAGAAACCCAAATACGATACACAGAAAGAGGTGATGCGCCAAGTCTTGGAAGATTTGGAAGAAGCGTATACTTTATTCTCATCGGGCAGTGACTTTGACGGTGATCCTATTTTTGGCGGTGACACCGAAAACTGGAAAAAGACTGTAGTCGCCTTCGAACTGAAAGTGCTGACTCACTTGTGTAAGAAAGATACGGATGCGGATCTGAAAGTGAAAGAACGCTTTGCCCGTCTGGTATCTTCGGGCTCACTGATGACTTCGAATGCGGACAACTTCCAGTTGGTATACTCTAATAAGGCCGGACAGCTTTATCCGTTCTATTACACTCAGAACAAACATTCTGATTATCTGATGATGTCGAGTGTGATTATCGATAACCTGAAGAAGTTCAACGATTATCGTATGTTCTATTATGCTTCTCCCGCCAAAGCCCAGACAGATAAAGGTATAAAGGATTCCGAGTGGGATGCTTATCTTTCGATTGATCCCTCGGACAGCTATTCAAATATCTCCGTGCTGTACGGAAAAGGTGAGTTCTGCCTGGCAAACCTCCGCTATACCCGTGTTCCGGAAGGTGAGCCTTTGATGCGGCTGAGTTATGCAGAACAGAATTTTATTCTGGCAGAAGGAGCTGTACGTGGCTGGATTTCGGAAGATGCTTCTACTTATTATAAGAAAGGTATAGAAGCCAGCATGAATTTCATAGCAGACAATACCCCCGATAAAGAAGAATATACTCACGGACGTACCATAACGCAAGAATATATCCAGGAGTATCTGGCACAACCGGTTATACAGTTGTCCGGCGACAAGGAGAAAGATCTGGAAATGATTTTGCTGCAACGTTATCTCGCCTCGTTCCTGCAGCATCCGTATGATGCTTATTATGATTATCGCCGTACCGGATATCCGGTATTGCCTATCAACCCGAGTACCAACCTGAATACGGAAAAAAATAAGATTCCTACAAGATGGATGTATCCGGAAGCTGAGTTCAGTTACAATCCTGATAATGCCAACGAAGCTGTTCAGCGTCAGTACAATGGTTCGGACGATGTGAACAAGTTAATGTGGATTCTCCAGTAA
- a CDS encoding alkaline phosphatase: MKKLFVLVCLLVIGFCNVAWAAKRQAKHVVLIALDGWGAYSVPKADIPNIKSLMDEGCYTLHKRSVFPSSSAINWASMFMGVGTELHGYTEWGSRTPEIPSRVVNEHGISPTIFSVMRQQYPEAETGCLYEWEGIKYLVDTLALSYHAQAPDYDKCPTALCEMAEKYIKDKKPAMFAVCFDQLDHTGHAVGHDTPGYYEKLKELDGYVGRIIAAIKEAGIYDDTIIMMTADHGGIKKGHGGITLQEVEIPFIIAGKNVRKGGEFQESMMQFDTAATMGYVFGVKQPQVWIGRPMIQVFK; encoded by the coding sequence ATGAAAAAGTTATTTGTTTTAGTATGTTTGCTTGTGATCGGATTCTGCAATGTGGCTTGGGCGGCTAAACGGCAGGCAAAACATGTAGTATTGATTGCGTTGGACGGCTGGGGTGCGTATAGTGTGCCCAAGGCAGACATACCCAACATTAAAAGCCTGATGGACGAAGGATGCTACACACTTCATAAACGTAGCGTATTTCCATCATCGAGCGCTATTAACTGGGCTTCCATGTTTATGGGAGTGGGTACTGAACTTCATGGATATACAGAATGGGGTTCGCGTACGCCCGAGATACCATCGCGGGTTGTCAATGAACATGGTATTTCTCCTACTATCTTTTCGGTTATGCGTCAACAGTATCCGGAGGCTGAGACCGGTTGCCTGTACGAGTGGGAAGGAATTAAATACCTGGTCGATACACTGGCACTGAGTTACCATGCACAAGCTCCTGATTATGATAAATGCCCGACTGCTCTCTGCGAGATGGCTGAGAAGTATATCAAAGATAAAAAGCCTGCCATGTTTGCAGTTTGCTTCGATCAGTTGGATCATACCGGTCATGCTGTCGGGCACGACACTCCGGGCTATTATGAAAAGCTGAAAGAACTGGACGGTTATGTGGGACGTATCATTGCTGCCATTAAAGAGGCCGGAATATATGATGATACGATTATCATGATGACAGCCGATCACGGTGGCATTAAAAAAGGGCATGGGGGGATTACACTCCAGGAGGTAGAGATACCTTTTATCATTGCCGGTAAGAATGTCAGAAAAGGGGGAGAGTTCCAGGAAAGCATGATGCAGTTTGATACTGCTGCCACCATGGGATACGTTTTTGGAGTGAAGCAACCTCAAGTCTGGATAGGACGTCCCATGATACAGGTTTTCAAATAA
- a CDS encoding endonuclease/exonuclease/phosphatase family protein, which translates to MTLFLLVAMTGQSKGKGEFTVLQWNVWQEGTMVPGGYDAIVNEIVRLQPDFVTFSEVRNYHNTRFNERIVASLKEKGLDYYSFYTYDTGLLSKHPITDSLTVFPENGDHGSIYRLTSSVNGHKVAVYTSHLDYLDCAYYNVRGYDGSSWKEIPIPTTVEEVLKVNVASQRDDAIKMFIAQAQKDIANGYSVIIGGDFNEPSHLDWIEANKNLYDHNGLVIPWTVTTLLEQNGFVDTYRHIYPNPLTHPGFTYPADNPLKEPGKLTWAPKADERDRIDFIFYKGKNLEAKKAIVFGPKGSIVRNKRVQETSKDNFLLPLDVWPTDHKGLLVTFKIK; encoded by the coding sequence ATGACGCTTTTCCTGCTTGTCGCCATGACGGGACAAAGTAAAGGAAAGGGTGAGTTTACGGTTCTGCAATGGAATGTATGGCAGGAAGGTACAATGGTTCCGGGAGGATATGATGCAATCGTTAATGAGATAGTGCGCTTGCAACCCGACTTTGTGACATTCAGCGAAGTGCGTAATTATCATAACACTCGTTTTAACGAGCGTATTGTGGCTTCTCTGAAAGAGAAAGGACTGGATTATTATTCTTTCTATACGTATGACACAGGGTTGCTGAGTAAGCATCCGATCACAGACTCGCTCACTGTATTCCCCGAAAACGGAGACCACGGAAGTATCTACAGGCTGACAAGTTCCGTAAACGGACACAAGGTGGCAGTCTACACCAGCCATTTGGATTACCTGGATTGTGCTTACTACAACGTACGGGGTTATGATGGTTCCAGCTGGAAAGAGATACCTATTCCGACTACTGTAGAAGAAGTTTTGAAGGTGAATGTGGCTTCTCAGCGTGACGATGCCATCAAGATGTTCATTGCACAGGCTCAAAAGGATATTGCAAATGGTTATAGCGTGATTATAGGCGGTGACTTTAATGAACCGTCACATCTGGATTGGATTGAGGCTAATAAGAATCTGTACGATCACAATGGTCTGGTAATTCCCTGGACAGTAACTACATTGCTAGAGCAAAACGGGTTTGTGGATACATATCGTCACATTTATCCGAATCCACTGACTCATCCGGGATTTACATATCCGGCAGATAATCCGTTGAAAGAACCCGGTAAACTGACATGGGCACCGAAAGCGGACGAACGTGACCGTATCGACTTTATTTTCTACAAAGGAAAGAATCTTGAAGCAAAGAAAGCGATTGTCTTTGGCCCGAAAGGCTCTATCGTACGTAATAAGAGAGTGCAGGAGACATCAAAAGATAATTTCCTGTTACCGTTGGATGTATGGCCAACCGACCATAAAGGACTGCTGGTGACATTTAAGATTAAGTAA
- a CDS encoding FecR family protein has translation MSELIDKYFAGEMTCEEKKDLFDRIESDEALKKEFLRMQNVVALTQILSRQDDSETSRKGKQHFMQLLFRKRLKRAITVSLKYAAVFAVLVVGTFYTAKLYLSEEFGKSYTIVTAPKGQRVKIELPDGTIAWLSPCSRLRFAASFNETDRKIELDGATYFDVAKNPEKPFVVSAKGYRIRVLGTKFNISAYKNSKEFETDLVEGCVHIYDPADIRNEVFLQPKEKAVLWGDRLMKRESDFDNEEYLKNGVVSFLSEPFGRVLNSVALWNDVNIKIERSVNATQRISGKFRQSDSLESILKALQGAMPFKYKIVSEEEIIIY, from the coding sequence ATGAGTGAACTGATAGATAAATATTTTGCAGGAGAGATGACCTGTGAAGAGAAAAAAGATCTCTTCGACCGGATAGAAAGTGATGAGGCTCTGAAGAAAGAATTTCTTCGGATGCAAAATGTAGTGGCGTTGACCCAAATACTCTCCCGCCAGGATGATTCGGAGACCAGCCGTAAAGGGAAACAGCATTTTATGCAACTTCTTTTCCGTAAAAGATTAAAGCGCGCGATAACGGTTTCTTTGAAATATGCTGCTGTTTTCGCGGTATTAGTGGTAGGAACTTTCTATACTGCGAAGTTGTATTTATCTGAGGAATTCGGAAAAAGTTATACCATAGTTACGGCTCCCAAGGGACAGCGTGTAAAAATAGAATTACCTGATGGAACCATTGCCTGGCTAAGCCCCTGTAGTCGTCTTCGTTTTGCGGCCTCTTTCAATGAAACGGACCGTAAAATAGAGTTGGACGGTGCTACCTATTTTGATGTGGCAAAGAATCCCGAGAAGCCATTTGTTGTTTCGGCTAAAGGTTACCGTATCCGAGTACTTGGAACTAAATTCAATATATCGGCTTATAAAAATAGTAAAGAGTTTGAGACCGATCTTGTGGAAGGTTGCGTACATATCTATGATCCGGCGGATATAAGGAACGAAGTGTTTCTACAGCCTAAAGAAAAGGCAGTGTTGTGGGGAGACCGGTTGATGAAGCGGGAGTCTGACTTTGATAATGAAGAATATCTGAAGAACGGAGTTGTCAGTTTTCTGTCCGAGCCGTTCGGGAGAGTACTGAATAGTGTCGCTTTATGGAATGATGTGAATATTAAAATAGAACGGTCAGTCAACGCGACGCAGCGGATCTCCGGAAAATTCAGGCAAAGCGATTCTTTGGAGAGTATATTAAAAGCCTTGCAAGGCGCTATGCCTTTCAAGTATAAAATAGTTAGTGAAGAAGAAATAATTATTTATTGA